One genomic region from Acidimicrobiia bacterium encodes:
- a CDS encoding PQQ-binding-like beta-propeller repeat protein, whose product MRRLGVVIVAAVALVGAAACSSGSKSASTSTSETRDTTTTSSGAGVPTTAPSSGSAPLWPTYHRTNDRNGLVPGFPAPTRLPRAWNVKLDGAVYAQPVVVGDQVIVATENDTVYALDVSSGAQRWMRHLASPIRQSDLPCGDIDPLGITGTPAYDDATRSMFVVTETAGGRHDLYALDPTNGATRFTRNLDVTNRDPRAEQQRAALLVANGRVYVAFGGLFGDCGNYVGYVTALATDGSGTITHYEVPTSREGGIWAASGPAAAADGTIYVAVGNGASTGGSYDGSDSVLRLAPDLSRRLDFFAPSNWGSENAQDADLGSTGPLLVPGNRVLIGGKGSQVYLLDASRLGGIGGQLSTVNGCRSFGGMAFDAGAAFVPCSDGVLRVDVQPGRITRSWQARGISGSPVVGGGEVWTLDTSSGVLHALDEATGHERASASVGDVTRFASPVLAGGRVVVGTTGGVVALTVQ is encoded by the coding sequence ATGCGGAGACTCGGGGTCGTCATCGTCGCGGCCGTCGCGCTCGTCGGTGCCGCGGCGTGCTCGTCAGGATCGAAGAGCGCGTCGACGAGCACGTCCGAGACGCGTGACACGACGACGACGAGCTCGGGTGCGGGCGTCCCGACGACGGCGCCGTCGTCCGGATCGGCTCCACTCTGGCCGACGTACCACCGCACCAACGACCGCAACGGCCTCGTACCCGGCTTCCCCGCGCCGACACGTCTCCCGCGCGCGTGGAACGTGAAGCTCGACGGCGCGGTCTACGCGCAGCCGGTCGTCGTCGGCGACCAGGTCATCGTGGCGACCGAGAACGACACCGTGTACGCGCTCGACGTGTCGAGCGGCGCGCAGCGTTGGATGCGTCATCTGGCGTCGCCGATCAGACAGTCGGATCTCCCGTGCGGCGACATCGACCCGCTCGGCATCACGGGGACGCCCGCATACGACGACGCGACACGTTCCATGTTCGTCGTGACCGAGACCGCGGGCGGACGCCACGACCTCTACGCGCTCGACCCGACGAACGGCGCGACGCGCTTCACGCGCAACCTCGACGTGACGAACCGCGACCCGCGTGCGGAGCAGCAGCGTGCCGCGTTGCTCGTCGCCAACGGTCGCGTCTACGTCGCGTTCGGCGGGTTGTTCGGCGACTGCGGCAACTACGTCGGCTACGTGACCGCGCTCGCGACGGACGGCTCGGGCACGATCACGCACTACGAGGTCCCCACGTCACGTGAGGGCGGGATCTGGGCGGCGTCCGGCCCGGCTGCGGCCGCGGACGGGACCATCTACGTCGCGGTCGGGAACGGGGCGAGCACAGGCGGGTCGTACGACGGCAGCGACTCGGTGCTGCGGCTGGCGCCCGACCTGTCGCGGCGTCTCGACTTCTTCGCCCCGAGCAACTGGGGCTCGGAGAACGCGCAGGACGCCGACCTCGGGTCCACCGGACCGTTGCTCGTACCCGGGAACCGCGTGCTGATCGGCGGGAAGGGCTCGCAGGTCTACCTGTTGGACGCGTCCCGGCTCGGCGGGATCGGCGGCCAGCTGTCGACCGTCAACGGGTGCCGCAGCTTCGGCGGCATGGCGTTCGACGCGGGTGCGGCCTTCGTGCCGTGCAGCGACGGGGTGCTGCGCGTCGACGTGCAGCCCGGCCGGATCACGCGCTCATGGCAGGCGCGCGGCATCTCCGGGTCGCCCGTCGTCGGTGGTGGCGAGGTCTGGACGCTCGACACGTCGAGCGGCGTGTTGCACGCGCTCGACGAGGCGACGGGCCACGAGCGTGCGAGCGCGAGCGTCGGCGACGTCACGCGGTTCGCGTCGCCGGTGCTGGCGGGCGGGCGCGTCGTCGTCGGCACGACGGGCGGCGTCGTCGCCCTGACGGTGCAGTAG
- the ilvA gene encoding threonine ammonia-lyase has product MKGDELVTLDDVRACARLLDGVIRATPVDRPAFLCEMAGRPVALKHEEVQRTGSFKVRGAYCRIAAIPRAERAAGVVAASAGNHAQGVALAATSLGVEATIFMPDTAPLPKLDATRAYGARVELVAGGLAAAMRAALDASRESGATLVSPFDDRAVIAGQGTIGVELAQQAPDAETVVVPVGGGGLVSGIAVAWKALRPGTRVVGVEAAGATAMQAALQAGRPVELAAVNTIADGIAVHEVGDVTLAHVDALVDDVVTVTDEEIARTMLLLLERRKTVVEPAGASALAAVLSGRIGGNPSSPVCAVLSGGNVDAALLVRLIEHGLSAAGRYLVVRVALSDRPGELQRLLSVIAQLGLNVVDVEHHRSGPVLPVQQVEVDLTLETRDPQHRDEILASLRKAGYRVEPR; this is encoded by the coding sequence GTGAAGGGCGACGAGCTCGTCACGCTCGACGACGTCCGCGCGTGCGCGCGCCTGCTCGACGGCGTGATCCGCGCGACGCCGGTCGACCGTCCGGCGTTCCTCTGCGAGATGGCCGGGCGACCCGTCGCGCTCAAGCACGAGGAGGTGCAGCGGACGGGCTCGTTCAAGGTCCGTGGTGCGTACTGCCGCATCGCCGCGATCCCGCGCGCCGAGCGCGCCGCCGGCGTCGTCGCCGCGAGCGCGGGGAACCACGCGCAGGGCGTCGCGCTCGCCGCGACGTCGCTCGGTGTCGAGGCGACCATCTTCATGCCGGACACCGCGCCGCTCCCCAAGCTCGATGCGACGCGCGCGTACGGCGCGCGCGTCGAGCTCGTCGCGGGCGGTCTCGCGGCAGCGATGCGCGCGGCGCTCGACGCGTCTCGCGAGAGCGGCGCGACGCTCGTGTCTCCCTTCGACGACCGCGCCGTGATCGCGGGTCAGGGGACCATCGGCGTCGAGCTCGCGCAGCAGGCGCCCGACGCCGAGACGGTCGTCGTACCGGTCGGTGGGGGCGGGCTCGTGAGCGGGATCGCCGTCGCGTGGAAGGCGCTCCGGCCGGGAACGCGCGTCGTCGGCGTCGAAGCGGCGGGTGCGACCGCCATGCAGGCGGCGCTGCAGGCCGGCCGGCCCGTCGAGCTCGCGGCGGTCAACACGATCGCCGACGGGATCGCGGTGCACGAGGTGGGCGACGTGACGCTCGCGCACGTCGACGCACTCGTGGACGACGTCGTCACCGTGACCGACGAGGAGATCGCGCGCACGATGCTGCTGCTCCTCGAACGGCGCAAGACCGTCGTCGAGCCCGCCGGCGCGTCGGCGCTCGCGGCGGTGCTGTCCGGCCGGATCGGCGGGAACCCGTCGTCGCCCGTGTGCGCGGTGCTGTCCGGCGGCAACGTCGACGCCGCACTGCTCGTCCGCCTCATCGAGCACGGTCTGTCGGCCGCCGGCCGGTACCTCGTCGTGCGCGTCGCGCTGAGCGACCGGCCCGGCGAGCTGCAACGCCTGCTCTCGGTGATCGCGCAACTGGGCCTCAACGTCGTCGACGTCGAGCACCACCGCAGCGGACCGGTGTTGCCCGTCCAGCAGGTCGAGGTCGACCTGACGCTCGAGACGCGCGACCCGCAGCACCGCGACGAGATCCTCGCGTCGCTGCGAAAGGCGGGCTACCGCGTCGAACCGAGGTGA
- a CDS encoding alkaline phosphatase family protein, producing MAEDLTQRALDVLLDPSLEPIVDMVARRVATNADEYEVAAADGRVRFRRVGPGVDDYAVTGVEGRDPLADRHTDRFVGLAHEQACRHPHRSANAYPFAYDHVAQLFDHPAAPDLCVVHAAAHNWAEQGGHLGEHGSLGVVQARAPFVLAGRGVRRNGFVARAARLVDVAPTVAALLGCEARADGTYLNGQDGRALGELLDPDAGRPVLVVGFLFDGTNANVLYDMVRGGHAPNVARLVESGCALEHGAFAGLPTVTLANHTSVITGRLPGHHGILHNAWFDRARGEQVITNSSATWPWAMRHVVDGVDSLHHAIHRRWPDAFTASVNEPCDLGADYSTFDFFRRGEVPPIPASPDGLPHTTERFVRPSKDYSWSSVVDHMGIDQAVGILGGEYRGVTYPRPRFLWLNFTLTDAAMHEGGPYSEIAAAGVRDSDARLGAVLDAIDRAGISDDTAFLLVADHGMEETDPAVRGDWDVALRDAQIPFRDEGYGFLYLGDGAA from the coding sequence ATGGCCGAGGATCTCACGCAGCGCGCGCTCGACGTCCTCCTGGACCCCTCGCTCGAGCCGATCGTCGACATGGTGGCACGCCGGGTCGCGACGAACGCCGACGAGTACGAGGTCGCCGCGGCCGACGGCCGGGTCCGGTTCCGGCGGGTCGGGCCGGGCGTCGACGACTACGCGGTGACGGGTGTCGAGGGCCGCGACCCGCTCGCCGACCGGCACACCGACCGGTTCGTCGGCCTCGCCCACGAGCAGGCCTGCCGTCACCCGCACCGCAGCGCCAACGCGTACCCCTTCGCCTACGACCACGTCGCGCAGCTGTTCGACCATCCCGCCGCGCCCGACCTGTGCGTCGTCCACGCGGCGGCGCACAACTGGGCCGAGCAAGGTGGGCACCTGGGGGAGCACGGGTCGCTCGGCGTCGTGCAGGCGCGCGCGCCGTTCGTGCTCGCGGGGCGGGGTGTGCGCCGCAACGGGTTCGTCGCGCGCGCGGCGCGTCTCGTCGACGTCGCGCCCACCGTCGCGGCGCTTCTCGGGTGTGAGGCGCGCGCCGACGGCACGTACCTGAACGGCCAGGACGGCCGGGCGCTCGGCGAGCTCCTCGATCCCGACGCCGGTCGGCCGGTCCTCGTCGTCGGGTTCCTGTTCGACGGGACGAACGCGAACGTGCTCTACGACATGGTCCGCGGTGGTCACGCGCCGAACGTCGCGCGCCTCGTGGAGTCCGGATGCGCGCTCGAGCACGGTGCGTTCGCGGGTCTGCCGACGGTGACGCTCGCGAACCACACGTCGGTGATCACTGGGCGGCTGCCCGGTCATCACGGGATCCTGCACAACGCGTGGTTCGACCGCGCGCGCGGCGAGCAGGTGATCACGAACTCGTCGGCGACATGGCCGTGGGCGATGCGTCACGTCGTCGACGGCGTCGACTCGCTGCACCACGCGATCCATCGCCGCTGGCCGGACGCGTTCACGGCATCGGTCAACGAGCCGTGCGATCTCGGCGCCGACTACTCGACGTTCGACTTCTTCCGTCGCGGCGAGGTGCCGCCGATCCCTGCGTCACCCGACGGCCTGCCCCACACGACCGAGCGGTTCGTGCGCCCCTCGAAGGACTACTCGTGGTCGTCGGTCGTCGACCACATGGGCATCGACCAGGCCGTCGGCATCCTGGGCGGCGAGTACCGCGGCGTGACGTACCCGCGTCCGCGGTTCCTGTGGCTGAACTTCACGCTGACCGACGCCGCCATGCACGAGGGCGGCCCGTACTCGGAGATCGCGGCCGCCGGCGTGCGCGACTCGGACGCGCGGCTGGGCGCGGTGCTCGACGCCATCGACCGGGCCGGCATCTCCGACGACACCGCGTTCCTCCTCGTCGCCGACCACGGGATGGAGGAGACCGATCCCGCGGTGCGGGGAGACTGGGACGTCGCGCTGCGCGACGCGCAGATCCCGTTCCGCGACGAGGGCTACGGCTTCCTCTACCTCGGCGACGGCGCCGCGTGA
- the rplM gene encoding 50S ribosomal protein L13, with product MPTYSPKPSDIERAWHVVDADGAVLGRLATEVATLLRGKHKAIWAPHVDTGDHVIVVNAAKLAITPRKADQKLYYRHSGYPGGLRKTNLAHVLERDPEKVVRLAVRGMLPKNRLGRSMLRKLRVYAGPTHPHAAQQPQPRTLASARAAQ from the coding sequence GTGCCCACGTACTCGCCGAAGCCGAGCGACATCGAGCGTGCCTGGCACGTCGTCGACGCGGACGGTGCGGTCCTCGGGCGGCTCGCGACCGAGGTCGCGACGTTGCTGCGAGGCAAGCACAAGGCGATCTGGGCGCCGCACGTCGACACCGGGGACCACGTGATCGTCGTGAACGCGGCCAAGCTCGCGATCACGCCCCGCAAGGCGGACCAGAAGCTCTACTACCGCCACTCGGGCTACCCGGGCGGTCTGCGAAAGACGAATCTCGCGCACGTGCTCGAGCGCGACCCCGAGAAGGTCGTGCGCCTCGCGGTGCGGGGGATGCTGCCGAAGAACCGGCTCGGCCGCTCGATGCTGCGCAAGCTCCGCGTCTACGCGGGGCCGACGCATCCCCACGCCGCCCAGCAGCCGCAGCCGCGCACGCTCGCGTCGGCGCGCGCCGCGCAGTAG
- the rpsI gene encoding 30S ribosomal protein S9, giving the protein MPKPLIQTTGRRKEAVARVRLRPGTGKIVINGHEFERYFPILTHRVIATEPMRISQTSDVYDVDATVDGGGISGQAGALRLGIARALVALDGDIRPQLKKAGLLTRDAREKERRKYGLKKARKAPQYSKR; this is encoded by the coding sequence GTGCCCAAGCCCCTGATCCAGACCACCGGTCGGCGCAAGGAGGCGGTCGCCCGCGTGCGGCTGCGTCCGGGCACCGGGAAGATCGTGATCAACGGGCACGAGTTCGAGCGTTACTTCCCGATCCTCACGCACCGCGTGATCGCGACCGAGCCGATGCGCATCAGCCAGACGTCCGACGTCTACGACGTCGACGCGACGGTCGACGGCGGTGGCATCAGCGGGCAGGCCGGCGCGCTGCGGCTCGGCATCGCGCGTGCGCTGGTCGCGCTCGACGGCGACATCCGGCCCCAGCTCAAGAAGGCGGGGCTCCTGACGCGTGACGCGCGCGAGAAGGAGCGGCGCAAGTACGGGCTCAAGAAGGCCCGCAAGGCGCCGCAGTACTCCAAGCGCTGA
- the glmM gene encoding phosphoglucosamine mutase: MTLRFGTDGVRGVANRDLTPELVTALGRVAARVLDARTWLVGRDTRRSGTLLEAALVAGLCAEGVDVVSVGVLPTPGVAYLSQVDALPAAMISASHNPFPDNGIKLFAPGGRKIPDDTERRVEHLLAALIGDPNGATPDRHAPDGEDVGAWRTEPSASQRYVDHLAATLEGRTLEGLHVVVDCGNGAASVVAPAAFRALGARVTVLNDTPDGTNINAACGSTDPSALQRAVVAEHADAGLAFDGDADRVIAIDERGEIVDGDQVLAILALDLAQHGRLRHDALAATVMSNLGLRRALHEHGIELVETAVGDRNVLVAMDERDLALGGEQSGHVILADHATTGDGTLTGIVLLDVVRRSGRPLSDLAGVMTRLPQVLRNVRVSDKTILDGDGAATVRDVIRAVEDELADDGRVLVRVSGTEPVVRVMVEATTEARAQQCADRLVDAVTGLDRAPLQGI, translated from the coding sequence GTGACGCTGCGCTTCGGCACCGACGGCGTGCGCGGCGTCGCGAACCGCGATCTCACGCCCGAGCTCGTGACCGCGCTCGGACGGGTCGCGGCACGGGTGCTCGACGCGCGCACCTGGCTCGTCGGGCGCGACACCCGCCGTTCCGGGACGCTCCTCGAAGCCGCGCTCGTCGCCGGACTGTGCGCGGAGGGCGTCGACGTCGTGAGCGTCGGCGTGCTGCCGACGCCGGGTGTCGCGTACCTCTCCCAGGTGGACGCGCTCCCGGCCGCGATGATCTCGGCGAGCCACAACCCGTTCCCGGACAACGGCATCAAGCTGTTCGCGCCGGGCGGCCGGAAGATCCCCGACGACACCGAGCGTCGCGTCGAGCACCTCCTCGCCGCGCTCATCGGCGACCCCAACGGCGCGACCCCGGACCGGCACGCGCCCGACGGCGAGGACGTCGGCGCGTGGCGGACCGAGCCGTCCGCGTCGCAGCGCTACGTCGACCACCTCGCAGCCACGCTCGAAGGACGGACGCTCGAGGGGCTGCACGTCGTCGTCGACTGCGGCAACGGAGCGGCGTCGGTCGTCGCGCCCGCCGCGTTCCGAGCGCTCGGCGCGCGCGTGACCGTCCTCAACGACACGCCGGACGGGACGAACATCAACGCGGCGTGTGGCTCGACCGACCCGTCCGCGTTGCAGCGCGCGGTCGTCGCCGAGCACGCCGACGCGGGGCTCGCGTTCGACGGCGATGCCGACCGGGTGATCGCGATCGACGAGCGCGGCGAGATCGTCGACGGCGACCAGGTGCTCGCGATCCTCGCCCTCGACCTCGCGCAGCACGGGCGACTCCGCCACGACGCGCTCGCCGCCACGGTGATGTCGAACCTCGGCCTTCGGCGTGCACTGCACGAGCACGGCATCGAGCTCGTCGAGACCGCGGTGGGCGACCGCAACGTGCTCGTCGCCATGGACGAGCGCGACCTCGCGCTCGGCGGTGAGCAGTCGGGGCACGTGATCCTCGCCGACCACGCCACGACGGGCGACGGCACGCTCACGGGCATCGTGCTCCTCGACGTCGTGCGCCGGTCGGGCCGCCCGCTCTCGGACCTCGCCGGCGTCATGACGCGCCTGCCGCAGGTGCTGCGGAACGTCCGGGTGTCGGACAAGACGATCCTCGACGGCGATGGGGCCGCGACCGTTCGTGACGTGATCCGCGCCGTGGAGGACGAGCTCGCCGACGACGGGCGCGTGCTCGTCCGGGTGTCGGGCACGGAGCCGGTCGTGCGCGTGATGGTCGAAGCGACCACCGAGGCGCGTGCCCAGCAGTGCGCGGACCGCCTGGTCGACGCGGTCACGGGCCTGGATCGGGCTCCGCTGCAGGGCATCTAG